The region AAACTCTATTTTTTTGAATCTCTTTGTCCGATCTTGAAGGCTTCAGCAGAAAGTTACTATCTCAAGAAATGAGTATTAAAGATGTAAAGAGTAGATTGATAGATCAAATAATGATCTACAAGGATGAACTTAGCTATGAGGCTTCTGGAAGGCTTGCTGATGCGATTCTTGTTGAAGTTAAGAATTCAAAAATTCCCCCTAAATCGAATTTTGTAAACTTTGTTTTAGATTATCCCAAATCAGGGGTTACCATGGGGGTTATGGGTGTTGGATCTAGAGGGGAAGGAGATTTCTTTGTTCATCGTAGATTGGCTGAAATAGCAGGTCTTCCTGATGGAAGTAAAGTACTATTGTATCCACTTTACCACGACGATGCAGGTGCCATCGAAATAAAGGGCAATGTTTTAGTTACAGCCGTAGATGGTATGCACTCTAGACTTAGCGATTTTCCATTCTTAGCTGGCTTTCATGTAACCAGAGCTACTTTAAGGGATGTTTATGTCAAGGGGGCAAGACCAGTAGGAATGTTGATTGATCTTCATCTAGCTGATGATGGAGATGTAAGCAAGCTCTTTGATTTTGAAGCAGGAGTAAGTACTGTTTCTATGCTTACTGAAACGCCGATTTTGACTGGTAGCACATTAAGAATCGGTGGAGATATGGTGATAGGTAATAGGATTACTGGTTGTGTTGGGGCCTTTGGAGTTGCCGAAAACGAGTCCATGCTAGCTGCAAGGCATAAGGTCAAGCCTGATAGTGTGATACTGATGACTGAAGGAGCTGGCGGAGGGACGATCTGTACAGCAGCGATATACTCTGGTAGACCTGATGTGATATTAGAAACTTTGAACATACAATTCGTAAAGTCATGTAAGACATTATTAGAATCAGGGCTAGTTGGAAAGCTTTATGCTATGACCGATGTTACGAACGGAGGTATAAGAGGAGATGCATCCGAGATTTCAAAGATTTCAAAAATCGCCCTTTACTTTGATGAGAAGGAGATTAGGGGTTTGGTTAACTATAAGGTATTAAAGTTGCTGGAAGAT is a window of Candidatus Methylarchaceae archaeon HK02M2 DNA encoding:
- a CDS encoding AIR synthase-related protein, with amino-acid sequence MSDLEGFSRKLLSQEMSIKDVKSRLIDQIMIYKDELSYEASGRLADAILVEVKNSKIPPKSNFVNFVLDYPKSGVTMGVMGVGSRGEGDFFVHRRLAEIAGLPDGSKVLLYPLYHDDAGAIEIKGNVLVTAVDGMHSRLSDFPFLAGFHVTRATLRDVYVKGARPVGMLIDLHLADDGDVSKLFDFEAGVSTVSMLTETPILTGSTLRIGGDMVIGNRITGCVGAFGVAENESMLAARHKVKPDSVILMTEGAGGGTICTAAIYSGRPDVILETLNIQFVKSCKTLLESGLVGKLYAMTDVTNGGIRGDASEISKISKIALYFDEKEIRGLVNYKVLKLLEDKAIDYLGVSLDALMIFTPEDYAKEIMQQVRKVGVKIRKVGWVEKDVPKVALITPRGEEDLTLKFRESAYTKIKKVVGEKAPYELNELKSKVEDVAEKAIKKRDRVIKYLTG